A window of the Clupea harengus chromosome 8, Ch_v2.0.2, whole genome shotgun sequence genome harbors these coding sequences:
- the gstz1 gene encoding maleylacetoacetate isomerase isoform X3 translates to MQQVPAVTIDDMTLSQSLAIIQYIEETRPGPRLLPSDPKQRAQVRMICDIIASGIQPLQNLYVIKKIGAEKESWANHFIQRGFEALEPILKQTAGVYCVGEEISMADICLVPQVYNAERFKVDIGQFPTIKRLNQTLLNIEAFKVSHPSCQPDTPAAVQA, encoded by the exons ATGCAACAAGTGCCTGCTGTGACCATTGATGACATGACATTGTCTCAGTCG TTGGCGATCATCCAGTATATTGAGGAAACACGCCCTGGACCTCGTCTTCTGCCCTCGGACCCCAAACAGCGTGCCCAGGTGCGCATGATCTGTGACATCATTGCTTCTGGAATTCAGCCATTGCAG AACCTTTATGTGATCAAAAAGATTGGTGCAGAAAAGGAGTCATGGGCCAACCATTTCATTCAGCGTGGGTTTGAAG CCCTGGAGCCCATCCTGAAACAGACTGCAGGAGTGTATTGTGTTGGGGAGGAG ATATCCATGGCAGACATCTGTCTTGTGCCTCAGGTCTACAATGCTGAAAG GTTTAAGGTGGACATCGGCCAGTTCCCAACTATCAAAAGGCTAAATCAAACACTCTTAAATATTGAGGCCTTCAAAGTCAGCCATCCTTCATGTCAACCAGATACACCTGCTGCCGTGCAGGCATAA
- the gstz1 gene encoding maleylacetoacetate isomerase isoform X1, translated as MANTAKPVLHGYFRSSCSWRVRIAFALKGMDYDQVNVNLVKDGGQQVTDQYKRLNPMQQVPAVTIDDMTLSQSLAIIQYIEETRPGPRLLPSDPKQRAQVRMICDIIASGIQPLQNLYVIKKIGAEKESWANHFIQRGFEALEPILKQTAGVYCVGEEISMADICLVPQVYNAERFKVDIGQFPTIKRLNQTLLNIEAFKVSHPSCQPDTPAAVQA; from the exons ATGGCAAACACTGCTAAG CCCGTTCTTCATGGATACTTCAGAAGCTCTTGCTCTTGGCGAGTTCGCATCG CTTTCGCTCTGAAAGGAATGGATTATGACCAGGTTAATGTAAACCTCGTAAAAGATGGTGGCCAACAG GTAACAGATCAATACAAAAGATTAAACCCCATGCAACAAGTGCCTGCTGTGACCATTGATGACATGACATTGTCTCAGTCG TTGGCGATCATCCAGTATATTGAGGAAACACGCCCTGGACCTCGTCTTCTGCCCTCGGACCCCAAACAGCGTGCCCAGGTGCGCATGATCTGTGACATCATTGCTTCTGGAATTCAGCCATTGCAG AACCTTTATGTGATCAAAAAGATTGGTGCAGAAAAGGAGTCATGGGCCAACCATTTCATTCAGCGTGGGTTTGAAG CCCTGGAGCCCATCCTGAAACAGACTGCAGGAGTGTATTGTGTTGGGGAGGAG ATATCCATGGCAGACATCTGTCTTGTGCCTCAGGTCTACAATGCTGAAAG GTTTAAGGTGGACATCGGCCAGTTCCCAACTATCAAAAGGCTAAATCAAACACTCTTAAATATTGAGGCCTTCAAAGTCAGCCATCCTTCATGTCAACCAGATACACCTGCTGCCGTGCAGGCATAA
- the gstz1 gene encoding maleylacetoacetate isomerase isoform X2, translating into MDYDQVNVNLVKDGGQQVTDQYKRLNPMQQVPAVTIDDMTLSQSLAIIQYIEETRPGPRLLPSDPKQRAQVRMICDIIASGIQPLQNLYVIKKIGAEKESWANHFIQRGFEALEPILKQTAGVYCVGEEISMADICLVPQVYNAERFKVDIGQFPTIKRLNQTLLNIEAFKVSHPSCQPDTPAAVQA; encoded by the exons ATGGATTATGACCAGGTTAATGTAAACCTCGTAAAAGATGGTGGCCAACAG GTAACAGATCAATACAAAAGATTAAACCCCATGCAACAAGTGCCTGCTGTGACCATTGATGACATGACATTGTCTCAGTCG TTGGCGATCATCCAGTATATTGAGGAAACACGCCCTGGACCTCGTCTTCTGCCCTCGGACCCCAAACAGCGTGCCCAGGTGCGCATGATCTGTGACATCATTGCTTCTGGAATTCAGCCATTGCAG AACCTTTATGTGATCAAAAAGATTGGTGCAGAAAAGGAGTCATGGGCCAACCATTTCATTCAGCGTGGGTTTGAAG CCCTGGAGCCCATCCTGAAACAGACTGCAGGAGTGTATTGTGTTGGGGAGGAG ATATCCATGGCAGACATCTGTCTTGTGCCTCAGGTCTACAATGCTGAAAG GTTTAAGGTGGACATCGGCCAGTTCCCAACTATCAAAAGGCTAAATCAAACACTCTTAAATATTGAGGCCTTCAAAGTCAGCCATCCTTCATGTCAACCAGATACACCTGCTGCCGTGCAGGCATAA